The following are encoded in a window of Haloarcula halophila genomic DNA:
- a CDS encoding Na(+)/H(+) antiporter subunit B — protein sequence MSADTEPGLYVESTIIMTTVRVVAPFVLTFALFVMFHGADSPGGGFQGGVIAGSVVMMLAFAYGIGSTRDWVDIRIVAALASGGVLTFATIGLGSIALGGTFLEYTEYTFIIEKASKYGIELVELGIGAIVASVAIGLFFLLAAGFGHVTDEPREGER from the coding sequence ATGAGCGCCGATACGGAACCCGGACTGTACGTCGAGAGTACCATCATCATGACCACCGTCCGCGTCGTCGCCCCGTTCGTGTTGACGTTCGCACTGTTCGTGATGTTCCACGGCGCGGACTCGCCCGGCGGCGGGTTCCAGGGCGGGGTCATCGCCGGCTCCGTCGTGATGATGCTCGCGTTCGCCTACGGTATCGGGTCGACCCGTGACTGGGTGGACATCCGTATCGTCGCCGCACTCGCCTCCGGTGGCGTCCTCACGTTCGCCACGATCGGGCTCGGATCGATCGCGCTCGGGGGAACGTTCCTGGAGTACACCGAGTACACGTTCATCATCGAGAAGGCGAGCAAGTACGGTATCGAACTCGTCGAACTGGGGATCGGCGCGATCGTCGCCAGCGTGGCGATCGGTCTCTTCTTCCTGCTTGCCGCGGGCTTTGGCCACGTGACCGACGAGCCACGGGAGGGTGAGCGATGA
- a CDS encoding monovalent cation/H+ antiporter subunit D family protein, with protein MIEHVPALLVVVPIVGGAVPLIASLVSDRAGWPVAAATLAVHAALAVWLAATVVTDGTVTYVLGGFVAPYGIELVVDGLSAAVVLLVSLVALGLLAYARRAGPHANTFYSQYLLLVTGLSGMTVTGDAFNLYVFLEITGLAAYGLVASGREASAAVAALKYLIIGTVGASLYLLGVGYALAATGTLNMADLADKLAAVGYDSTLVVTAFALMIGGLVVKVALFPLHTWQPDAYDNAPDTVSALISALVSTVSAYALARVMFSVFTVDFLTAVPAARWALVGLASVSIVAGSVLAISQDSVQRMLAYSSVSQFGLVVAGFAIATPTAVVGATVHLLGHAVMKGGLFAATGIIERDTGASAVNGYAGMAERSSIGAGGFAVLALAMVGVPPAVGFVGKWYIVVGAVEAGLWPVVVVLLASTLLTLAYFSRLVERLYFAEPTITEEEPAVADGGSAVSPGMLAVVVVAAVLAVALTAAVPTLEQTLIDTLPPLLNP; from the coding sequence ATGATTGAACACGTTCCCGCGCTGCTGGTCGTCGTCCCGATCGTCGGCGGTGCCGTCCCGCTGATCGCCAGTCTCGTCTCCGACCGCGCCGGCTGGCCGGTCGCGGCGGCGACGCTCGCGGTCCACGCCGCGCTGGCGGTCTGGCTGGCCGCGACGGTCGTCACCGATGGAACCGTCACCTACGTTCTCGGCGGGTTCGTCGCTCCCTACGGGATCGAACTCGTCGTCGACGGGCTGTCGGCGGCCGTCGTCCTGCTCGTCAGTCTCGTCGCACTCGGCCTGCTCGCGTACGCACGACGGGCCGGCCCCCACGCCAACACCTTCTACAGCCAGTATCTCCTTCTGGTGACTGGCCTCTCGGGGATGACCGTCACCGGCGACGCGTTCAACCTCTACGTCTTCCTGGAGATCACGGGGCTGGCAGCGTACGGCCTGGTCGCCAGCGGACGGGAGGCAAGCGCCGCCGTCGCCGCGCTGAAGTACCTCATCATCGGCACCGTCGGCGCGTCGCTGTACCTGCTCGGGGTCGGCTACGCGCTGGCGGCGACGGGGACGCTCAACATGGCCGACCTCGCCGACAAACTCGCCGCGGTCGGCTACGACTCGACGCTGGTCGTCACGGCCTTCGCCCTGATGATCGGTGGTCTCGTCGTGAAGGTTGCGCTGTTCCCACTGCACACCTGGCAGCCCGACGCGTACGACAACGCGCCCGACACCGTGAGCGCGCTCATCTCGGCACTGGTCTCGACCGTGTCGGCCTACGCGCTCGCCCGGGTCATGTTCTCGGTGTTCACCGTCGACTTCCTGACGGCCGTCCCGGCCGCACGCTGGGCGCTCGTCGGCCTGGCTTCGGTGAGCATCGTCGCCGGCAGCGTGCTCGCCATCTCCCAGGATAGCGTCCAGCGGATGCTGGCGTACTCCTCGGTGTCGCAGTTCGGCCTGGTGGTCGCCGGCTTCGCCATCGCGACGCCGACGGCGGTCGTCGGCGCGACGGTCCACCTGCTGGGCCACGCCGTGATGAAAGGCGGGCTGTTCGCCGCGACGGGGATCATCGAGCGTGACACCGGCGCGTCGGCGGTCAACGGCTACGCCGGGATGGCCGAACGGTCGTCGATCGGAGCCGGCGGCTTCGCCGTCCTCGCACTGGCGATGGTCGGCGTCCCGCCGGCGGTCGGTTTCGTCGGCAAGTGGTACATCGTCGTCGGTGCCGTCGAGGCCGGCCTCTGGCCGGTCGTCGTCGTCCTGCTCGCGAGTACGCTGTTGACGCTCGCGTACTTCTCGCGCCTGGTCGAGCGGCTCTACTTCGCCGAGCCGACTATCACCGAGGAGGAACCGGCCGTCGCCGACGGGGGCAGTGCTGTCTCCCCGGGGATGCTCGCCGTCGTCGTCGTGGCCGCCGTCCTCGCGGTGGCGCTGACCGCCGCCGTCCCGACGCTGGAACAGACGCTGATCGACACGCTTCCGCCGCTACTGAACCCATGA
- a CDS encoding DUF7344 domain-containing protein encodes MSNQAMQVRDADDSLSKGEIFEVLQNERRRYALEYLREHGDPVDLGNLASHVAAMEYDCDSTDVSSAQRKRVYTTLQQTHLPRLDEAGIVEYDSDDNLISTTPQTQELTVYLEIVSAGEFPWREYYLSLSAVSLAIVAVLWVGVYPFTLISPLVWATLITVVFALSSVYHTYAGQEMTLSEYMSNQRE; translated from the coding sequence ATGAGCAACCAAGCGATGCAGGTCCGGGACGCCGACGACTCGCTCTCGAAAGGCGAGATATTCGAAGTGCTCCAGAACGAGCGCCGACGGTATGCTCTGGAGTACCTCCGGGAACACGGCGACCCTGTTGATCTCGGTAATCTGGCATCCCACGTCGCGGCGATGGAGTACGACTGTGACTCGACAGACGTCTCCAGCGCACAGCGAAAACGGGTCTACACCACGCTCCAGCAGACACATCTTCCCCGACTGGACGAGGCCGGGATCGTCGAGTACGACAGCGACGACAACCTAATCTCGACGACCCCACAGACACAGGAGCTAACGGTGTATCTGGAGATCGTCTCGGCCGGGGAGTTCCCCTGGCGGGAGTATTACCTCTCTCTGAGTGCGGTGAGTCTCGCAATCGTGGCCGTCCTCTGGGTCGGCGTCTATCCGTTCACCCTCATCTCGCCGCTCGTCTGGGCGACGCTGATCACTGTCGTGTTTGCTCTCTCGTCCGTCTACCACACCTACGCCGGTCAGGAGATGACTCTCAGCGAGTACATGTCGAACCAGCGCGAATAG
- a CDS encoding Na(+)/H(+) antiporter subunit D, producing the protein MATSLLTAIPPVAVLLPVAILVALLPRRSGHALGVVASGVAIAWVWLVPAGAHVRTPFLGFEAVLFNVDEFSRLMGLIFGIIGVAAVLYSYASEAEGIQTGFALSYVATSYGAVFAGDWLTLLFFWELMAVTSTLLVWHYGGKAVRAGFRYALLHGIGGTLLMAAILQTYVVRDTFLFGSVPGGPETVGIVPGLPAALAAVGIGVNVGFIGLHAWLPDTYPRPHIAASVFLCVFTTKTGVYGMYRAFPAGNEAIAYMGGGMAVFGATFALFQNDMRRLLSYHIQSQVGYMVAGVGIGTALSQAGAFAHVFNHILYKGLLFMTAGVVVYRTGEESLKKLGGLAREMPVTAVAFTVAALSIAGFPGFNGFVSKGIVIAGSHYDFAHGPLYAGGRTTLEWLLLLGGVGTFMSFIKFGYYAFFHGEYDGSVADANRGQTVAMLSVAALCVAYGVFDSALFAILPFDVTDGDVVSHVYTTYTVDHLVEGFALAVAGLIGFAVTKRPLKRLGRVPDVDSLYNPGVFYGTRALVVGVTELYAGVDRAVVRGTSALGTIVREPNGSLRNLREGRGEAELSGRPLRAGIGFSILVLVVFVALALLALG; encoded by the coding sequence ATGGCGACCTCGCTGCTGACGGCCATCCCGCCGGTGGCCGTGTTGCTCCCGGTCGCGATCCTGGTCGCGCTCCTGCCTCGCCGGAGCGGCCACGCGCTTGGCGTGGTAGCCTCGGGCGTGGCCATCGCCTGGGTCTGGCTGGTCCCGGCGGGTGCACACGTCCGGACGCCGTTCCTGGGCTTCGAGGCGGTGTTGTTCAACGTCGACGAGTTCTCCCGGCTGATGGGGCTGATATTCGGGATCATCGGCGTCGCGGCCGTGCTGTACTCCTACGCGAGCGAGGCCGAGGGGATCCAGACCGGCTTCGCGCTCTCGTACGTGGCGACGAGCTACGGGGCGGTCTTCGCCGGCGACTGGCTCACGCTCCTCTTCTTCTGGGAACTGATGGCGGTCACGAGCACGCTGCTCGTCTGGCACTACGGCGGCAAGGCGGTCCGCGCGGGCTTCCGGTACGCACTGCTACACGGGATCGGCGGGACGCTGTTGATGGCCGCGATCCTCCAGACCTACGTCGTCAGAGATACGTTCCTGTTCGGGTCCGTCCCCGGCGGTCCCGAGACGGTCGGGATCGTCCCGGGGCTCCCGGCGGCGCTCGCCGCCGTCGGTATCGGGGTCAACGTCGGGTTCATCGGGCTCCACGCCTGGCTGCCCGACACGTACCCGCGCCCGCACATCGCCGCCAGCGTCTTCCTCTGCGTGTTCACGACGAAGACCGGCGTCTACGGGATGTACCGGGCGTTCCCCGCGGGCAACGAGGCCATCGCGTACATGGGTGGCGGGATGGCCGTCTTCGGCGCGACGTTCGCGCTGTTCCAGAACGACATGCGCCGCCTGCTCTCCTATCACATCCAGTCCCAGGTCGGCTACATGGTCGCCGGCGTCGGCATCGGGACGGCCCTCTCCCAGGCCGGCGCGTTCGCCCACGTCTTCAACCACATCCTCTACAAGGGCCTGCTGTTCATGACCGCCGGCGTCGTCGTCTACCGGACCGGCGAGGAGAGCCTGAAGAAACTCGGCGGACTCGCACGCGAGATGCCCGTCACTGCGGTCGCGTTCACGGTAGCGGCGCTGTCGATCGCGGGCTTCCCCGGCTTCAACGGCTTCGTCTCGAAGGGGATCGTCATCGCCGGGAGCCACTACGACTTCGCCCACGGGCCGCTGTACGCTGGCGGCCGGACGACCCTGGAGTGGCTACTCTTGCTCGGTGGTGTCGGGACGTTCATGTCGTTCATCAAGTTCGGCTACTACGCCTTCTTCCACGGGGAGTACGACGGCAGCGTGGCCGACGCGAACCGCGGTCAGACCGTCGCGATGCTGTCGGTCGCCGCGCTCTGTGTCGCGTACGGCGTCTTCGACAGCGCGCTGTTCGCTATCCTCCCGTTCGACGTGACCGACGGCGACGTCGTCTCACACGTCTATACGACCTACACCGTCGACCATCTCGTCGAGGGCTTCGCACTGGCGGTCGCTGGCCTGATCGGCTTTGCCGTCACAAAGCGACCGCTGAAACGGCTCGGACGTGTCCCCGACGTCGATTCGCTGTACAACCCCGGCGTCTTCTACGGGACGAGAGCCCTGGTCGTCGGCGTGACCGAACTCTACGCTGGTGTCGACCGGGCGGTCGTCCGTGGAACCAGTGCCCTCGGAACTATTGTCAGGGAACCGAACGGATCGCTCCGGAATCTCCGCGAGGGACGGGGTGAAGCCGAGCTAAGCGGACGACCGCTCCGTGCGGGAATCGGTTTCAGCATCCTCGTTCTCGTCGTTTTCGTCGCTCTCGCGCTGTTGGCACTCGGGTGA
- a CDS encoding type IV pilin N-terminal domain-containing protein, which yields MDLKQLFTDDDAVSPVIGVILMVAITVILAAVTASFVLGLGDQTQRTTPQASFTFDFEESVSGSDADEGILTITHDGGDTIQGGSLYLRGSGWVDATSGSTSWTTPATGSVDIDDTNEDESWDTAVGGKTEVAAGNSINVGVNDAYNIRVVYEPPEGDTSATLGQDAGPEA from the coding sequence ATGGATCTGAAACAACTGTTCACCGACGACGACGCGGTCTCGCCGGTCATCGGGGTCATCCTGATGGTCGCGATCACCGTCATCCTCGCGGCGGTTACCGCCTCGTTCGTCCTCGGGTTGGGGGACCAAACGCAACGAACGACGCCACAGGCGAGTTTCACGTTCGATTTCGAGGAAAGTGTCTCGGGGAGTGATGCGGACGAAGGTATCCTGACGATCACCCACGACGGTGGAGACACTATCCAGGGCGGGAGTCTCTACCTCCGCGGGAGCGGATGGGTGGATGCGACAAGCGGGAGTACCTCGTGGACCACCCCAGCAACTGGCTCGGTCGACATCGACGACACGAACGAGGACGAGAGCTGGGACACTGCCGTCGGTGGGAAGACCGAAGTCGCCGCCGGCAACTCCATCAACGTCGGCGTGAACGACGCCTACAACATCCGTGTCGTCTACGAACCTCCGGAGGGTGACACGTCAGCCACCCTCGGACAGGACGCAGGCCCCGAAGCGTAA
- a CDS encoding type IV pilin N-terminal domain-containing protein gives MKLQQLFDDDDAVSPVIGVILMVAITVILAAVIATFVLGLGDQVSNTAPQATFSFDYEATGGGSGDLTITHDGGDSISETELYVRGAGGAGGQWSGSVGSSSEVRAGNSWSISSVSDSATVRVVYQSNDGGNSATLGRWTGPNA, from the coding sequence ATGAAACTCCAACAACTATTCGACGACGACGACGCTGTCTCGCCGGTCATCGGTGTCATCCTGATGGTCGCGATCACCGTCATCCTCGCCGCAGTCATCGCAACGTTCGTCCTCGGTCTCGGTGACCAGGTTAGTAACACAGCGCCGCAGGCCACCTTTAGCTTCGATTACGAGGCAACCGGTGGTGGCTCCGGTGACTTGACGATCACTCACGACGGTGGCGACTCCATCTCAGAAACCGAACTGTACGTTCGTGGTGCAGGCGGTGCCGGTGGTCAGTGGTCCGGTAGCGTCGGTTCAAGCAGCGAAGTCAGAGCTGGTAACAGTTGGTCCATCTCCAGCGTGAGTGACTCCGCCACGGTTCGCGTCGTCTACCAATCCAACGACGGCGGCAACTCCGCGACGCTCGGTCGGTGGACCGGTCCGAACGCGTAA
- a CDS encoding cation:proton antiporter subunit C, which yields MIDPLQLDLLATHYNYYAVVLLLGIGLYMLVESPNLVKKVIGMNIFQTGIFLFFITLAYRAGANPPVVEEGAGPYVSPLPHVLILTAIVVGVSLTAVALALIIRIYSEYGTLDEDTLKQLYYD from the coding sequence ATGATCGATCCGCTTCAACTCGATCTGCTCGCGACCCACTACAACTACTACGCGGTGGTCCTGCTGCTGGGAATCGGGCTGTACATGCTCGTCGAGTCGCCCAACCTCGTCAAGAAGGTCATCGGGATGAACATCTTCCAGACGGGCATCTTCCTGTTTTTCATCACGCTGGCCTACCGGGCGGGTGCGAACCCGCCGGTCGTCGAGGAAGGCGCCGGCCCGTACGTCAGCCCGCTCCCGCACGTCCTCATCCTGACGGCTATCGTCGTCGGGGTGAGCCTGACCGCGGTGGCGCTGGCGCTCATCATCCGCATCTACTCGGAGTACGGGACACTGGACGAAGACACGCTGAAACAGCTCTACTATGATTGA
- a CDS encoding cation:proton antiporter: protein MTDVTSLRPLLAILVSALAIPVILSLKNRPNVREGVTITVALAKFGLVASMVPAVLAGDQFSLTIGQFGPGITLALRVDALAILFGLLASLLWIVTSFYSIGYMRGLAEHAQTRYFASFAASLASAIGVAFAANLVTLFVFYELLTVSTYPLVTHDETDEARRAGRKYLAYTFGGGVAVLGGTILVFFLTGTTAFAAGGIEGLATADPTLARAAFALLAAGFGVKAALMPAHSWLPDAMVAPTPVSGLLHAVAVVKSGVFGVARVVLDVFGPDVLRDLGMHLPLAAIAAFTLLTASVIALRQDNLKRRLAYSTISQLSYIVLGLALLEGDALIGGLLHIPAHAFMKLTLFFCAGAIHVETHTDDISDMAGIGKRMPLTMTAFGVAAAGMAGIPLVAGFVSKWYLVIGALDGGGTVFAAALLVSGVLNIAYFWPIVYQAFFESPEANDEKPLVERALGGTAIRTDGGGEHHTDESVPEPEHVDHLGKRHEDVEHHGGPPEGGWDQRNWHGGESTWFMLGPILTAATLSLLLGIVPNQAVFLRVVTTVVGNLPGVVA, encoded by the coding sequence ATGACCGACGTTACATCGCTCAGACCACTGTTGGCAATACTCGTCTCGGCGCTGGCTATCCCGGTGATCCTCTCGTTGAAGAACCGTCCGAACGTTCGGGAGGGCGTCACGATCACCGTCGCGCTCGCGAAGTTCGGTCTCGTCGCGAGCATGGTCCCGGCGGTGCTGGCCGGCGACCAGTTCTCCCTCACGATCGGCCAGTTCGGCCCGGGGATCACGCTCGCGCTCAGAGTCGACGCGCTCGCGATCCTCTTTGGCTTGCTCGCGAGCCTGCTGTGGATCGTCACGAGTTTCTACAGCATCGGTTACATGCGCGGACTGGCCGAGCACGCACAGACGCGGTACTTCGCCTCCTTCGCCGCGAGTCTCGCCTCCGCGATCGGGGTCGCCTTCGCCGCGAACCTCGTGACGCTGTTCGTCTTCTACGAACTGTTGACGGTCTCGACGTACCCGCTGGTCACCCACGACGAGACCGACGAGGCCCGGCGTGCCGGCCGCAAGTACCTCGCGTATACGTTCGGTGGCGGCGTCGCCGTCCTGGGCGGGACGATCCTCGTCTTCTTCCTGACCGGGACGACGGCGTTCGCGGCGGGCGGCATCGAGGGGCTCGCCACAGCCGACCCGACGCTCGCCCGCGCCGCGTTCGCGCTGCTGGCGGCCGGATTCGGCGTGAAGGCGGCGCTGATGCCGGCCCACTCCTGGCTCCCCGACGCGATGGTCGCGCCGACGCCCGTGTCGGGCCTGCTCCACGCCGTCGCAGTCGTCAAGAGCGGCGTCTTCGGCGTCGCACGGGTCGTCCTGGACGTGTTCGGTCCCGACGTGCTCCGGGATCTCGGGATGCATCTGCCCCTGGCCGCGATCGCGGCGTTCACACTGCTGACGGCGAGTGTCATCGCCCTGCGCCAGGACAACCTCAAGCGCCGGCTGGCGTACTCGACGATCAGCCAGCTCTCGTATATCGTGTTGGGCCTGGCGCTACTGGAGGGGGACGCGCTGATCGGCGGCCTGTTGCACATCCCCGCTCACGCGTTCATGAAGCTCACGCTGTTCTTCTGTGCGGGCGCGATCCACGTCGAGACCCATACCGACGACATCAGCGATATGGCCGGCATCGGGAAGCGGATGCCGTTGACGATGACTGCCTTCGGCGTCGCCGCGGCGGGGATGGCCGGTATCCCGCTGGTCGCTGGCTTCGTCAGCAAGTGGTACCTCGTCATCGGGGCCTTGGACGGCGGTGGGACGGTCTTCGCCGCCGCGTTGCTCGTCTCCGGGGTGCTCAACATCGCGTACTTCTGGCCCATCGTCTACCAGGCCTTCTTCGAGTCGCCCGAGGCAAACGACGAGAAACCGCTCGTCGAGCGGGCGCTGGGCGGAACGGCGATCCGGACAGACGGCGGCGGAGAGCACCACACCGACGAGAGCGTCCCGGAACCGGAACACGTCGACCACCTCGGGAAGCGCCACGAGGACGTGGAACACCACGGCGGTCCGCCGGAAGGCGGCTGGGACCAACGGAACTGGCACGGCGGTGAGAGCACCTGGTTCATGCTCGGGCCGATCCTCACCGCCGCGACGCTGTCGCTCCTGCTGGGCATCGTCCCGAACCAGGCGGTCTTCCTCAGGGTCGTCACCACTGTCGTCGGGAACCTCCCGGGGGTGGTCGCCTGA
- a CDS encoding DUF4040 domain-containing protein, translating to MTPTTVEIALIAFVLACAVGAAMLKDVLASVMAFAAYSLGVSIIWLVLQAPDVGLTEAAVGAGIMTILFLLALANTVRPDEDRLFEPVSVRTVVGVGVFVAVMAASVPALPAIGDPTAPVTGGEVTQYYIENAYDQTGVHNAVTAVLAAYRGFDTLGEAVVVFVAGIAALSVLRQEVFA from the coding sequence ATGACGCCGACGACCGTCGAGATCGCGCTGATCGCGTTCGTCCTGGCGTGTGCCGTCGGCGCCGCCATGCTCAAGGACGTGCTGGCGTCGGTGATGGCCTTCGCGGCCTACAGCCTCGGCGTCTCGATCATCTGGCTCGTGTTGCAGGCGCCCGATGTCGGGCTCACCGAGGCGGCCGTGGGTGCGGGCATCATGACGATCCTGTTCCTGCTCGCGCTGGCGAACACGGTCCGACCCGACGAGGACCGCCTGTTCGAACCCGTCAGCGTCAGGACCGTCGTCGGCGTCGGAGTCTTCGTGGCCGTGATGGCTGCGTCGGTCCCGGCGCTGCCGGCTATCGGCGACCCGACGGCACCGGTCACCGGCGGCGAGGTGACTCAGTACTACATCGAGAACGCCTACGACCAGACCGGCGTCCACAACGCCGTGACCGCCGTGCTTGCGGCCTACCGCGGGTTCGACACGCTGGGTGAGGCCGTGGTCGTCTTCGTCGCCGGTATCGCCGCGCTGTCGGTCCTCAGACAGGAGGTCTTCGCATGA